From one Methylomonas paludis genomic stretch:
- a CDS encoding HlyD family type I secretion periplasmic adaptor subunit, with the protein MSKQDQSQQKPPAITLLTDDRPIRVIGYVVLFLTLGVFGAWACLAPIDSAAVAPGYVVVKSHKKTVQHREGGIVSQLLVKDGDVVKEGDALLVLDATENRALLEMARGQYITLAAQLARLEAERDGKKTINFPEQFIDQSDARVLEARQSEEHIFAARKNAHDGEIAVLKQQVSQLQSKIEGLKGMRTSKQTLADSYAEEVKDLRELLSEGFADKLRLRELERNHASNLGDIASINAEIAGSEIQIGETRLKILQLEKRFQEEVTTKYSEVQANLYDINQRLLTSQDKVNRVEIKAPVAGRVMGLAVHTLGGVIAPGYPILEIVPQQEELVIDAQVATLDIDRVSIGMVAEVRFPVFKQALTPIIEGKVINLSADRILDEKTGNTYYQALVELTPESIEKMQHLELLPGMPVEVMIKTGERTLFQYLAKPITNAFARAFVED; encoded by the coding sequence ATGTCTAAGCAAGATCAGTCTCAGCAAAAGCCCCCAGCCATTACCTTATTAACTGATGATAGACCCATCCGTGTAATCGGTTATGTGGTGCTGTTTTTGACGTTAGGGGTGTTTGGCGCTTGGGCCTGTCTGGCCCCTATTGATAGTGCAGCGGTGGCACCGGGTTATGTGGTGGTCAAATCCCATAAAAAGACCGTGCAACACCGCGAAGGCGGCATAGTCAGCCAGTTACTGGTCAAAGATGGCGATGTGGTCAAGGAAGGAGATGCCTTGCTGGTGCTGGATGCCACTGAAAACAGAGCGCTGCTGGAGATGGCGCGAGGGCAGTATATTACCCTGGCGGCGCAATTGGCGCGACTGGAAGCCGAGCGTGACGGCAAAAAAACCATTAATTTCCCGGAACAATTTATCGACCAGAGCGATGCTCGGGTTCTGGAAGCCAGGCAGAGCGAAGAGCACATTTTTGCAGCCCGGAAAAATGCCCACGATGGTGAAATTGCCGTGCTGAAGCAGCAAGTCAGTCAGTTGCAATCCAAGATCGAGGGATTGAAAGGCATGCGTACCAGTAAACAGACTTTGGCTGATTCTTATGCTGAAGAAGTTAAGGATTTACGGGAATTATTAAGCGAAGGCTTTGCCGATAAACTGCGTTTACGGGAACTGGAACGTAACCATGCCAGCAATCTGGGTGATATCGCTTCGATTAATGCCGAAATAGCCGGCAGCGAAATACAGATAGGTGAAACCCGGCTGAAAATTCTGCAACTGGAAAAAAGATTCCAGGAAGAAGTCACGACCAAATACAGTGAGGTACAGGCTAATCTGTATGACATCAATCAACGCCTGTTGACGTCTCAGGACAAGGTGAATAGGGTTGAAATCAAGGCTCCGGTGGCCGGCAGAGTCATGGGCTTGGCGGTACATACTCTGGGTGGGGTAATTGCGCCGGGTTATCCGATATTGGAAATCGTTCCGCAACAGGAAGAACTGGTCATTGATGCTCAGGTGGCGACACTGGATATCGACCGGGTAAGTATCGGCATGGTTGCTGAAGTGCGATTTCCGGTGTTCAAGCAAGCCTTGACTCCTATCATCGAAGGTAAAGTGATTAATCTGTCCGCTGACCGGATTCTGGATGAGAAAACCGGCAATACTTATTACCAGGCTTTGGTGGAACTGACTCCGGAAAGTATTGAGAAAATGCAGCATCTGGAACTGCTGCCGGGGATGCCGGTTGAAGTGATGATCAAAACCGGGGAGAGAACCCTGTTTCAGTATCTGGCTAAACCAATCACAAATGCTTTTGCCCGTGCATTTGTAGAGGATTGA
- a CDS encoding TolC family outer membrane protein, producing the protein MNTARLWLSLQRSGWVLMLVLGLSRPVCGEDLLSIYQQALVSAPELKAAGLKVAVGEAQKGEAFGQMLPQVNGVANWSGNDFHQGNFGQTYNGTRYYVSLTQSLMDFAKYWEWQRSREQQRQFDAEQLTAQQSLLFEVVKRYFLILDAEEQLGFIKTEKQSTEIYQQQINKLFAKQMTKITEVYEVEARLDQIKADEIEAESLLLTARQSLMELTNSASGELRHLREAIEYKELDGKLEDWLEVAKSENPTLSAHHSAVQAAQNDVAVRKAKHLPVVDLQLYYYDTDTGYQSVRTNHMQTQVAALNVNVPIFSGGVLSEAVSESQSKLAIVKEENEAKLRALIKETSEAYTLSNANAKRIAAAHRAVSSAAKSREAMQSGFNYGVKTIREVLEAQQAELKAKRDLARAKYNYIINRVRFLRAIGTISEDNLLEINHWLEG; encoded by the coding sequence ATGAACACTGCACGACTATGGTTATCACTACAGCGCAGCGGGTGGGTGCTAATGTTGGTGTTGGGCTTGAGCCGACCAGTTTGCGGCGAAGATTTGCTGAGTATTTATCAGCAGGCTTTAGTGTCTGCCCCGGAACTGAAAGCTGCCGGTTTGAAGGTGGCTGTGGGTGAGGCACAAAAAGGCGAAGCTTTTGGGCAGATGTTGCCGCAGGTTAATGGTGTGGCAAACTGGTCGGGGAACGATTTTCACCAAGGCAATTTTGGTCAGACTTATAATGGTACTCGGTATTATGTTTCGTTGACTCAAAGTCTGATGGATTTTGCCAAATACTGGGAATGGCAACGCAGCCGGGAACAGCAGCGCCAGTTTGATGCCGAACAGTTAACGGCTCAGCAATCTCTGTTGTTTGAGGTGGTAAAACGCTATTTTTTGATTCTTGATGCCGAGGAACAACTGGGCTTTATCAAAACTGAAAAACAGTCTACCGAAATCTATCAGCAGCAGATCAATAAGCTGTTTGCCAAGCAGATGACTAAAATCACCGAGGTCTATGAAGTGGAGGCCCGGCTGGATCAGATCAAGGCTGATGAAATTGAAGCGGAAAGTCTGTTATTGACGGCGCGTCAGTCTTTGATGGAATTGACTAATAGTGCTAGCGGCGAGTTGCGGCATTTGCGCGAGGCTATCGAATATAAAGAACTGGATGGCAAGCTGGAGGATTGGCTGGAAGTAGCAAAAAGCGAAAATCCCACCCTGTCGGCCCACCATAGCGCTGTGCAGGCCGCCCAAAACGATGTGGCAGTTAGAAAAGCCAAACACCTGCCGGTTGTCGATTTGCAATTGTATTATTACGACACCGATACCGGTTATCAAAGCGTGAGAACTAATCACATGCAGACCCAGGTGGCGGCATTAAATGTTAACGTGCCGATTTTTTCCGGTGGTGTATTGAGTGAGGCGGTGTCTGAATCGCAAAGTAAGCTGGCCATTGTAAAAGAAGAAAACGAAGCGAAATTACGGGCTTTGATTAAAGAAACCAGCGAAGCCTATACCTTATCCAATGCCAATGCCAAACGTATTGCCGCGGCGCACAGAGCTGTGAGTTCGGCAGCAAAATCGCGGGAAGCCATGCAAAGTGGGTTTAATTATGGGGTTAAAACCATACGGGAAGTGCTGGAGGCTCAACAGGCCGAACTCAAAGCTAAGCGTGATCTGGCTAGAGCTAAATATAATTATATTATTAACCGGGTGCGGTTTTTAAGAGCCATTGGTACCATCAGTGAGGATAATTTGTTGGAGATTAATCATTGGTTGGAAGGTTAG
- a CDS encoding efflux transporter outer membrane subunit — translation MSVITTKPITGISGSRPLSLSLSILFSSLLLNACAVGPDYKQPENHLPDSFANSNHAEFSSTDTALDWWKLFNDNQLTELINQTTQHNYEIKAARANLAEARALYLEAGLNLLPQISSHANYTETTRSSSALNNRSYVPRGLELYNTGFDAFWEVDFFGRVRRNVEATKDDTDQLDAGLRDVVVSLIAETARNYFELRGLQRQLEVAERNAQNQAETLSLTKVKLDNGRGTELDTSRALAQLETTRATIPDLKTAIARNIHRLSVLCGEIPTALSDKLAPPMPLPKAPDHIQIGNPAQLLQRRPDIRSAERALAAATARIGVATADLFPRVTFVGALSLESNSLGNMTGPGTNTDTFGPKISWAFLDMGRVYARIKAADARAESSLAQYQQTVLSALEETENALVNYNQARIRRSSLAIAAQASEKANQLAHLRYQAGITDFLTVLDTELRLLQDQSELAQSETSTATALTAVYKALGGGWSEN, via the coding sequence ATGAGCGTTATCACTACCAAACCAATAACCGGCATTAGCGGAAGTCGGCCTTTGAGCTTAAGCTTATCAATATTGTTTAGCAGTCTGCTGCTAAACGCCTGTGCCGTCGGCCCGGACTATAAACAACCGGAAAACCATTTGCCGGACAGTTTTGCCAACAGCAACCATGCTGAATTTTCCAGTACCGATACAGCACTGGACTGGTGGAAATTGTTCAATGACAATCAACTGACTGAGTTAATCAATCAAACGACACAGCATAATTATGAGATAAAAGCCGCGCGCGCTAATCTGGCTGAAGCCCGGGCTTTGTACCTGGAAGCCGGCTTAAATCTGTTGCCGCAAATCAGCTCTCACGCTAATTACACCGAAACCACCCGCAGCTCGTCCGCCTTGAACAACCGATCTTATGTACCGCGCGGCTTGGAGTTATACAACACCGGTTTTGATGCCTTTTGGGAAGTGGATTTCTTCGGCAGAGTCCGGCGTAATGTGGAAGCCACCAAAGATGATACCGACCAATTGGATGCCGGACTGCGGGATGTGGTGGTCAGCCTGATTGCAGAGACAGCCCGTAATTATTTTGAATTGCGTGGCCTGCAACGCCAACTTGAAGTAGCGGAAAGAAATGCCCAGAATCAGGCCGAAACCTTGTCTTTAACCAAGGTAAAACTGGATAATGGCCGCGGCACCGAGCTGGACACCTCTCGAGCCCTGGCCCAATTGGAAACCACCCGCGCCACCATTCCGGATCTGAAAACCGCAATTGCCCGCAACATTCATCGGCTTAGCGTATTGTGCGGAGAAATCCCGACCGCCTTGTCTGATAAACTTGCCCCTCCCATGCCTTTGCCCAAAGCACCAGACCATATCCAGATCGGCAATCCCGCACAATTATTGCAACGCCGTCCAGATATACGCAGCGCCGAACGGGCTTTGGCGGCGGCCACTGCCCGCATAGGCGTGGCAACTGCAGACCTGTTTCCGCGCGTGACCTTCGTCGGAGCGCTATCGTTGGAATCCAACAGTTTGGGCAATATGACCGGCCCCGGTACCAATACCGATACTTTTGGCCCTAAAATCAGTTGGGCGTTTCTGGATATGGGCAGGGTTTATGCCCGCATCAAGGCCGCCGATGCCCGCGCCGAATCCAGCCTGGCCCAGTATCAGCAAACCGTACTGAGTGCGCTGGAAGAAACCGAAAATGCCCTGGTTAATTATAATCAGGCCCGGATTCGCCGCTCATCACTAGCCATAGCCGCTCAAGCCAGCGAAAAAGCCAATCAACTGGCCCACTTGCGCTATCAGGCCGGTATCACCGACTTCTTAACAGTACTGGACACCGAATTACGTTTATTGCAGGATCAAAGCGAATTGGCACAAAGCGAAACATCCACCGCCACCGCACTAACAGCAGTTTATAAAGCCTTAGGCGGCGGCTGGAGCGAAAACTAA
- a CDS encoding efflux RND transporter permease subunit, producing MDKFTNFFIDRPIFAAVLSILIVLVGGLALLGLPIAQYPEIAPPTVVVTTTYPGANAQVVAETVATPIEQEVNGVEDMLYMSSQSTNSGVMALTITFKPGTNLDKSQVLVQNRVALAEPRLPDEVKRQGISVKKRSPDLSLVVNLISPDKRYDSIYLSNYALLQIKDTLARLPGVGDILVFGARDYSMRLWLNPEKIAARNLTASEVVQAVREQNVQVAAGVVGQQPTQGNVEFQYTVSTLGRLTSPEQFADIVIKQGGNGEITRLKDVARIELGAKDYNSGLYLDGEPTVGLALFQLPGSNALDTKKAVIAAMEKLKTHFPDGMDYKAVYDTVMFVEQSTDAVIETLFEALLLVVLVVIVFLQNWRAAVIPLLAVPVSLIGTFAVMAALGLSLNTLSLFGLVLAIGIVVDDAIVVVENVERHIAEGLSAREATRLAMHEVVGPIIATALVLVAVFLPTAFITGVSGAFYKQFALTIAVSTIISAFNSLTLSPALCALLLDRAHGDQDIFSRWIDKLFGWFFRRFNRFFDRLSQGYSQLVSRLIRMTVSVLVIYAGLVGLNFLAFEKVPTGFIPDQDQGYLILYAQLPDAASLSRTQQVVQQTNQILMSTPGVAHGNEYAGWSVLTGASQSNVATMFAVLSPFAERSGHPELSANAIIKTLNQRLAAIPEARIAVFAPPPIRGMSSVGGFKLQIQDRTNAGIGELQKVTAEMIAKGNQQPGLVGLFTTFRAGVPQLFVDVDRTRTKSMNVPLQQVFDTLQVYLGSLYINDFNTFGRSYQVVAQADAEFRMQSEDIAKLKTKNLQGGMVPLEAIADVREISGPDKITRYNMYPAAEINGATLPGFSSGYAIETMNKLLSAELPPGFDFEWTEITLQQVLAGNVAFLIFPLSVIFVFLALAAQYESWALPFAVILIVPMCILSSMTGIWIRGLDNNIFTQIGFIVLVGLASKNAILIVEFAKRRHETGISAGAAAVEAAKIRLRPILMTSFAFIMGVFPLVIASGAGSESRQVLGTAVFSGMIGVTVFGLLLTPVFFVTIESLAKRLSSKRRIQPNIAEAPSAGDNHL from the coding sequence ATGGATAAATTTACCAATTTTTTCATTGATAGACCGATCTTCGCAGCGGTACTGTCTATTCTTATTGTACTGGTCGGCGGACTAGCGCTGCTGGGCTTACCGATCGCCCAATATCCAGAGATAGCCCCGCCTACGGTAGTGGTTACCACTACCTATCCGGGGGCAAATGCTCAAGTGGTGGCGGAAACAGTTGCCACCCCAATCGAGCAGGAAGTAAATGGGGTGGAAGATATGCTGTACATGTCTTCGCAATCCACTAATAGCGGGGTAATGGCGCTAACGATTACTTTTAAACCCGGCACTAACCTGGACAAATCTCAAGTCTTGGTGCAAAACCGGGTGGCTCTGGCCGAACCGCGTTTGCCGGATGAGGTGAAACGTCAGGGTATCAGCGTTAAAAAACGCAGCCCGGATTTAAGTCTGGTGGTAAACCTGATTTCTCCCGACAAACGCTACGACAGCATTTATTTAAGCAATTACGCTTTACTGCAAATTAAGGACACTTTAGCCAGATTACCGGGTGTCGGCGATATTTTAGTATTTGGTGCCCGCGATTACAGTATGCGGCTGTGGCTGAATCCAGAAAAAATCGCCGCCCGCAATCTCACAGCTTCAGAGGTGGTGCAGGCAGTGCGGGAACAGAACGTTCAGGTGGCCGCCGGCGTGGTGGGTCAACAACCCACCCAGGGCAATGTCGAATTCCAGTATACAGTCAGCACCTTGGGCCGCTTGACCAGCCCAGAACAATTTGCCGATATTGTCATTAAGCAAGGCGGTAATGGCGAAATTACCCGCCTGAAAGACGTGGCTCGCATTGAACTGGGTGCCAAAGATTATAACTCCGGCTTATATCTGGACGGTGAACCCACGGTAGGTCTGGCCTTATTCCAATTGCCCGGCTCTAATGCGCTGGATACCAAAAAAGCCGTCATTGCCGCAATGGAAAAACTGAAAACCCATTTTCCGGACGGTATGGACTATAAAGCGGTGTATGACACCGTAATGTTTGTCGAGCAATCCACCGATGCGGTAATAGAAACCTTGTTTGAAGCACTGCTGTTGGTTGTATTAGTGGTTATCGTTTTCCTGCAAAACTGGCGGGCAGCGGTGATTCCACTACTGGCAGTTCCGGTATCGCTGATCGGCACTTTTGCGGTGATGGCTGCATTGGGTTTGTCATTAAATACTTTGTCATTATTCGGTCTGGTGCTGGCAATAGGCATTGTGGTGGATGACGCCATCGTGGTGGTGGAAAATGTCGAGCGCCATATAGCCGAAGGTTTGAGCGCGCGCGAAGCCACCCGCTTGGCTATGCACGAGGTGGTTGGCCCCATCATCGCCACGGCCCTGGTATTGGTGGCGGTATTTTTACCCACGGCATTTATTACCGGGGTATCCGGGGCGTTTTACAAGCAATTTGCCTTGACCATCGCGGTTTCCACCATCATATCGGCTTTCAACTCATTAACCTTAAGCCCGGCCTTATGCGCTTTGCTGCTGGATAGAGCGCATGGCGACCAGGATATTTTCAGCCGCTGGATTGATAAGCTGTTCGGCTGGTTTTTCAGACGCTTTAACCGTTTTTTTGACCGACTGAGTCAAGGTTATTCTCAATTGGTCAGTCGACTGATACGCATGACAGTATCTGTGCTGGTAATTTATGCCGGCCTGGTCGGCCTGAACTTTCTGGCTTTTGAAAAAGTGCCGACCGGATTTATTCCTGATCAGGATCAAGGCTATCTGATTTTATACGCCCAATTACCGGATGCGGCCTCTTTAAGCCGTACTCAACAAGTGGTACAGCAAACCAATCAGATCTTGATGTCTACACCCGGTGTTGCTCATGGCAACGAATATGCCGGCTGGTCGGTGCTGACTGGCGCCAGTCAATCCAATGTGGCCACCATGTTTGCGGTTTTGAGTCCGTTTGCAGAACGGTCTGGGCATCCGGAATTGTCCGCCAATGCGATTATCAAAACGCTGAATCAACGCCTGGCTGCCATTCCCGAAGCCAGAATTGCCGTGTTTGCGCCGCCGCCGATCAGAGGCATGAGTTCAGTGGGTGGTTTTAAACTGCAAATTCAGGACCGCACCAATGCCGGGATAGGCGAATTGCAAAAAGTCACTGCCGAAATGATAGCCAAGGGTAATCAGCAGCCGGGTCTGGTCGGTTTGTTCACCACCTTTAGAGCGGGAGTGCCGCAATTATTTGTGGATGTGGATCGTACTCGCACCAAATCCATGAATGTGCCTTTGCAACAGGTTTTCGATACCTTACAAGTCTATTTGGGTTCATTGTATATCAATGACTTTAATACATTTGGCCGCAGTTATCAGGTGGTAGCGCAGGCAGATGCCGAGTTTCGGATGCAAAGCGAAGATATTGCCAAACTGAAAACCAAAAACCTGCAAGGCGGCATGGTGCCGCTGGAAGCCATTGCCGATGTCCGGGAAATCAGCGGCCCGGATAAAATCACCCGCTACAATATGTATCCGGCAGCGGAAATTAATGGTGCTACCCTGCCCGGCTTCAGCTCAGGTTATGCCATTGAGACCATGAATAAATTGTTGAGCGCAGAACTGCCGCCTGGCTTCGATTTTGAATGGACTGAAATCACCCTGCAGCAGGTGCTGGCCGGTAATGTCGCCTTTCTGATATTTCCGCTAAGTGTGATTTTTGTGTTTCTGGCCCTGGCAGCTCAATACGAAAGCTGGGCTTTGCCGTTTGCGGTCATTTTGATTGTGCCTATGTGTATTCTGTCGTCCATGACCGGCATTTGGATACGTGGTTTGGATAATAATATCTTTACCCAGATCGGTTTTATTGTGTTGGTGGGTCTGGCCAGTAAAAACGCGATTTTGATCGTCGAATTTGCCAAACGCCGTCATGAAACCGGCATCAGTGCCGGAGCTGCTGCTGTGGAAGCCGCCAAAATCCGGTTACGGCCCATCCTGATGACCTCGTTTGCTTTTATCATGGGCGTGTTTCCCTTGGTCATTGCCAGCGGGGCCGGCTCGGAATCCCGCCAGGTATTGGGTACAGCTGTGTTCAGCGGCATGATAGGTGTTACCGTATTCGGCCTGCTGTTAACCCCGGTATTTTTTGTCACCATAGAATCCCTGGCTAAACGTCTGAGCAGCAAACGCCGCATCCAACCCAATATCGCCGAAGCACCTTCTGCAGGGGATAATCATTTATGA
- a CDS encoding efflux RND transporter periplasmic adaptor subunit, giving the protein MAKPLALPVLSKINLFAKSASRFTAYAWPSLLVISLSAGLTACDKAGSANPAPGKAPEPLVKIAQPLSRDTIEWDEYTGRVEAVNAVDVRARIGGHLEQVNFTAGAKVKKGDLLFEIDPKPYKAQLNFAASELERAKSKYELAKNDLQRADTLYREKAISTEEFDGRSKGLREAAASVASAEANVYSAKINLDYCEIRAPISGRIGREQITAGNLVTGGDTTVLTNIVSIDPVYVYVDADEQSVLKYRRQAVKSAHNAELKGTPVELQVVDEQNYPHHGFIDYVAPRENTATGTVTLRAVFTNPDELLSPGFFARLRVRASAPYPALLIPDRAISADQAQSFVWVSNQDNQVEYRKISAGAHIGDLRVISAGLQANDWVVIDGLQKLKPGSKVNPEKITLGK; this is encoded by the coding sequence ATGGCAAAACCGCTCGCTCTCCCCGTATTATCCAAAATCAATCTGTTTGCAAAATCCGCCTCCCGGTTCACGGCTTACGCCTGGCCAAGTCTGCTGGTAATCAGCTTGTCTGCAGGTTTAACAGCCTGCGACAAAGCCGGCTCAGCCAATCCCGCCCCGGGCAAAGCCCCCGAACCACTGGTAAAAATTGCTCAACCACTAAGCCGCGATACCATCGAATGGGATGAGTATACCGGCAGAGTGGAAGCGGTCAATGCCGTGGATGTCCGCGCCAGAATTGGCGGGCACCTGGAGCAGGTAAACTTTACTGCCGGTGCCAAAGTCAAAAAAGGCGATCTGTTGTTTGAAATTGACCCCAAACCCTATAAAGCTCAGCTGAACTTTGCCGCATCAGAACTGGAGCGTGCCAAATCAAAATACGAATTGGCCAAAAACGATTTACAGCGTGCTGATACCCTGTACCGGGAAAAAGCCATTTCAACTGAAGAGTTTGATGGTCGCAGCAAAGGCTTACGCGAAGCAGCTGCATCAGTGGCCTCCGCCGAAGCCAATGTCTATAGTGCCAAAATCAATCTGGATTATTGTGAAATAAGGGCGCCCATCAGCGGCCGTATTGGCCGGGAACAGATCACCGCCGGCAATTTGGTTACTGGCGGCGATACGACAGTGTTAACCAATATCGTTTCTATTGACCCGGTTTATGTGTATGTGGATGCCGACGAGCAATCCGTACTGAAGTATCGTCGCCAGGCGGTAAAATCTGCCCACAATGCTGAACTTAAGGGTACGCCGGTAGAATTGCAGGTTGTTGATGAGCAAAATTATCCGCATCACGGTTTTATTGATTATGTCGCACCACGGGAAAATACCGCCACCGGTACTGTCACCTTACGCGCCGTATTCACCAATCCCGACGAATTACTCAGCCCCGGCTTTTTTGCCCGGTTACGGGTAAGAGCCAGTGCGCCCTATCCGGCATTACTGATTCCTGATCGAGCCATTAGTGCCGATCAGGCGCAAAGCTTTGTCTGGGTCAGCAATCAGGATAATCAGGTGGAGTACCGCAAAATTTCTGCAGGTGCACATATCGGCGACTTGCGGGTCATCAGTGCCGGACTGCAGGCCAATGATTGGGTGGTGATAGACGGTCTGCAAAAGCTTAAACCCGGCAGCAAGGTCAATCCCGAAAAAATCACGCTTGGCAAATAG
- a CDS encoding TetR/AcrR family transcriptional regulator, with product MSRDRLLDSARQLFLEYSYGNLTMETIAKDAHVSLRTIYSQFGGKAGLFGAVIRRYSDQFVGTLARDKPLEEALLTFARQFLQSMTLPEIIRIRAILIAESPRFPELALQFYEQGPRRTLNYLAEFFKFQQAAGRIAPFDAEFLAEQYLSLLRGEQYYRLQLGLELPPCDAKICDLAEQATQLFLHGCLLATPTDKTAP from the coding sequence TTGAGTAGAGATCGTTTACTGGATTCCGCCCGGCAATTATTTTTGGAATACAGTTACGGCAATCTGACTATGGAAACCATAGCCAAAGATGCCCATGTATCTTTAAGAACTATTTATAGTCAGTTTGGCGGCAAGGCCGGTTTGTTTGGGGCGGTCATCAGACGCTATAGCGATCAGTTTGTCGGTACTCTGGCTCGGGATAAACCTCTGGAGGAAGCTTTGCTGACTTTTGCCAGGCAATTTTTGCAAAGTATGACTCTGCCCGAGATTATTCGGATTCGGGCTATTCTGATTGCAGAATCGCCTCGCTTTCCCGAATTGGCGCTACAGTTTTATGAACAAGGGCCCAGGCGTACGCTGAATTATCTAGCTGAGTTCTTCAAATTTCAGCAGGCTGCCGGCCGAATTGCTCCTTTTGATGCTGAATTTCTGGCCGAACAATATCTAAGTTTGCTGCGCGGTGAACAATATTACCGTTTGCAGCTGGGTCTGGAATTACCGCCCTGTGACGCCAAGATTTGTGATCTGGCGGAGCAAGCCACCCAATTGTTTTTGCACGGCTGTCTATTAGCGACACCTACCGATAAAACAGCACCATAA
- a CDS encoding MarC family protein, with product MLHWNEYLQLSAGLISVVNPIGVIPTFIALTENRPALERKHIAFICAASVATVLLFALVVGEPILHLLGISLASFRVAGGILVLLMGISMMYATHDRSRHTPEELAESYERDSVAVVPLAIPLLSGPGAISTIIVYAHSQQSWSHYLLVTAVIFSVASLVLAVLLTAPKIAGVMGHTGMNVVTRVMGLLLASIAVEFIAKGLQALFPGLCGI from the coding sequence ATGCTGCACTGGAACGAATATCTACAGCTTTCAGCGGGTTTAATTTCCGTAGTTAATCCCATCGGCGTGATTCCTACCTTTATCGCCCTGACCGAAAACCGCCCAGCCCTGGAACGTAAACACATTGCTTTTATCTGCGCGGCATCGGTGGCAACTGTATTGCTCTTTGCGCTAGTGGTTGGCGAACCGATTCTGCATTTACTGGGTATCAGTCTGGCCTCTTTCCGGGTGGCAGGCGGTATTCTGGTGTTATTGATGGGTATTTCCATGATGTATGCCACTCATGACCGTTCCCGGCATACCCCCGAAGAACTGGCCGAATCATATGAGCGAGATTCAGTAGCCGTGGTGCCGTTAGCCATTCCTCTATTGAGCGGACCGGGAGCAATCAGCACGATTATTGTCTACGCCCATTCCCAGCAATCCTGGTCTCATTACCTGCTGGTTACCGCAGTGATTTTCTCGGTAGCCAGTCTGGTATTGGCTGTCTTACTCACTGCCCCGAAAATTGCCGGCGTAATGGGCCACACCGGCATGAATGTGGTGACACGGGTCATGGGCTTGTTGTTGGCTTCAATTGCGGTGGAGTTTATTGCCAAAGGCCTACAGGCGCTGTTTCCGGGACTTTGCGGTATCTGA
- a CDS encoding flavodoxin yields MSKIGIFFGTDTGTTRLVAKKIFSQLGEELADKPKNINRTSPAELLQYDALILGTPSYGIGDLPGLVTGCQEAGWAEFAPYLDGVDLSGKRVALFGLGHQERYADRFASSLIHLYALFYGNGAKIIGRWSTDGYEFKHSAAIVDQQFVGLVIDQRSQPALTDGRIESWLSQITPQLLPQLAQAA; encoded by the coding sequence ATGAGCAAAATCGGCATATTTTTCGGCACAGATACCGGAACCACGCGGCTGGTGGCTAAAAAAATTTTCAGCCAGTTGGGTGAGGAACTGGCGGATAAACCCAAAAACATCAATCGCACCAGTCCTGCCGAATTATTGCAATATGATGCCTTGATCTTAGGTACCCCTAGTTATGGCATCGGTGATTTACCGGGGTTGGTCACTGGTTGTCAGGAAGCCGGCTGGGCCGAATTTGCCCCTTATCTGGATGGTGTGGATTTAAGCGGCAAGCGGGTGGCGCTATTCGGTTTAGGTCACCAGGAGCGCTATGCTGATCGGTTTGCCAGTTCCTTGATTCATCTGTATGCCTTGTTTTATGGTAATGGTGCCAAAATCATCGGGCGCTGGAGTACGGATGGTTATGAGTTTAAGCATTCAGCAGCCATCGTTGATCAGCAGTTTGTTGGTTTGGTTATTGACCAGCGTAGTCAACCAGCATTAACCGATGGCCGTATTGAAAGCTGGTTAAGCCAGATTACGCCACAACTATTGCCGCAATTAGCCCAGGCTGCCTGA